Proteins found in one Zea mays cultivar B73 chromosome 1, Zm-B73-REFERENCE-NAM-5.0, whole genome shotgun sequence genomic segment:
- the LOC109942110 gene encoding uncharacterized protein, which yields MAPGARDNSDPASYIHTVIKYPICGRSSWVMAQVQHLIERCMTFGMSMEEYMEALAKRADVQPVVTSTVWKELENTMVSVVFLISCQ from the exons ATGGCTCCCGGAGCCAGAGACAACTCTGATCCCGCCTCTTATATCCACACGGTAATTAAATATCCCATCTGCGGGCGTAGTTCATGGGTCATGGCGCAAGTGCAGCACCTGATAGAGAGGTGCATGACGTTCGGGATGAGCATGGAGGAGTACATGGAGGCGCTGGCGAAGCGCGCCGACGTCCAGCCCGTGGTCACCTCCACAG TGTGGAAGGAGCTGGAGAATACCATGGTGTCCGTGGTATTCTTGATCTCATGCCAATAA